The DNA region ggcaAATATTAGATCAAAGGAATTAAATGTTAACAGAGAATCATATGGTTGAAAACTACATGGTGTATAAGAAATGAATCCTCATCGATCACAAGATCTACTTGCTGATAGCCAATGATATTTGGCACCAGGCATCTTAAATTCCTAATTAAGTAGTTTTTTTTCTGAGAAAGTGTCTACACATGAACTATTTCTCTGTTAAACCCTAAACTTATATTGCTCTAAATTGCCAGAACACAAAGTTTGCACCTTCTAACCACCAAACCCAATTTCCAACTGGATAAACTGTCCTACTAATGCCTTTCGCTTATGTTtgaagttttcttcttgtaggATTGAAGAGTGACAATATTTTAGATGGAGAGCTTCACAAAATGACTTCTCTAATACATTCCCCCCTTGAGAAACatttgaattttaagtttttgaaataaaattatttcaaattcataCAGTAAATCCAATTAAGCTTATGTAATCCATCTCACAAATCTCTCTAGTCAAATCAAATTAATATATGCAAATGCAACCTTACAGATAAAATAGTACTTGGAACGAACTTGTTTATGTATGACATTGTATGATTAATATTCTTCCTTAAGTTATGATTGGAGACAAATCCGTGACCGGTGATTTATAGGCCACTGGtcttaatattaaaaaatttacacATGCATAAGAATACGAAAAAAAACATACCTTAAAGGGACCAACTGTCTCGCCTTTCTTCCTTTTCGTCAGCTGCGACATCATTATTGCGTCATAGGCCTTTTCTAACTGAAAAAGGACAATTTACCAGTAAATATATGGTATATAAAGGTTAAAACATTCAAGCATCTTCAGAATACGTTTGAAAAAACTTATAATGgtaaattatatttatgattAACCTACTCGAACGGCGGTGTCGTCATCACCTCTCCTATTAGCATCCTTCAGCCTTTTCGTATAAGCTGCCTTTACCatatcaaatccctcgaggggATTCACACCTATAACCTGGATGAAACACAAAAATTAGCAAATCAATTATACTGTGGTTGGACCAACTGGTACCCCGGAGCAACCTAGAGAGAAGCATTTTCGAAGTTAACAACTAAAATTTCCGAGAATCCAAGTGATCGAATGAGTTACTGGGACACCCCTAAATAACACAAATGTAGCAAAAAAACAGGTGCATACTAAATTACCTCGTATGGATTAAAATCACTGTTTGTACCAGCACTGCCGGCGGCTGAGAAAGCAGCACACACCACTCCTTTGCCGCTCACTGGATAAATTACAGAAATCCTAAACCGATACCCTCATTTCAAACGGTGTGGAAAAACCAAAAGAAGTTGATGTGAATTTCCATGGCACGACAAATGCTGTACCTGAGAAATGAAGTGGAAAATTGACCTAAAGTAGGTGAACCACCTTTGAGGGAGCATTTCCTGGGAAGCAATTGTGAAGTGTTGGGGAATTGGATCAGTGGTAAAGCCATGAAATTTGAGGAATTTTGGTGTTCGTAAGAAATGTGGTCGAATTAGTATATTAGGGATCAGGGTTAAGGTTTTATGGTGGATTTTGTCCCGAATTcagaatttttcaaaataattggtAAGAAATAATAATATGCTCTAAAAGAAAGAAACAATtgaaacaaataataataatacaattGAAAGAGTGTGTTTTTT from Primulina tabacum isolate GXHZ01 chromosome 14, ASM2559414v2, whole genome shotgun sequence includes:
- the LOC142525244 gene encoding protein CHLOROPLAST J-LIKE DOMAIN 1, chloroplastic-like isoform X2; the encoded protein is MALPLIQFPNTSQLLPRKCSLKGGSPTLGQFSTSFLRISVIYPVSGKGVVCAAFSAAGSAGTNSDFNPYEVIGVNPLEGFDMVKAAYTKRLKDANRRGDDDTAVRLEKAYDAIMMSQLTKRKKGETVGPFKVSKDIKYADKQPIVPWGPRFAKSEVKDIRINMAISAVFEEGEDEGRMLRMGKRLLRSLALVFGTLAFASLGYTGILNVVEYSLGYIPVFLYNNQELLVTASTALMLYVLASYYR